Proteins encoded in a region of the Anopheles aquasalis chromosome 2, idAnoAquaMG_Q_19, whole genome shotgun sequence genome:
- the LOC126573151 gene encoding fasciclin-2 isoform X3, giving the protein MASSSQAGVAASGGSWKATMALLVWITLLLGTADCQRQKQPSLQILPSSSVQRKPVGNSLLLTCRPDVPDTNLISDLRWNDNRNMTILPKPAGQSSPMIYTESIASGTALALIFNSLQESMAGTYYCAASYSVTEKLNAAVVVETYVAITWKDAPTDQRPLQGTDYIVRCEVTANPPATVDWLRNGDQIKSSGRYVIENRGLLIKNITEADDGMYTCRAAVMSTGELKNREIRVEVQIMPEVQPLKPVMDAVEGQSFSVMCNATGKPVPEFQWIKQGTQQNAADLDRFSVNAITGQLDISKVEQQDHDSYACIARNPAGQSESVMKLNVLIRPKIIELINITVSEDTEAVFVCKAFGRPEPEITFRRYGTLEEYSIGLQVSDDRIVLEQSVDMDKGESVGTLRISKVTTTDDGLYECIARNRGDIAFKAGHITVEYSPIFDHMKSLPPVYTWEERPANLSCFAQAIPNATIEWRFNDRRVEELYDQNMRIENHGLRSDLIITPRDRRYFNAYKCVARNKLGTAEHVMELREARRPNQVQQAKARIVSATSITFEIMPPAAEPGLPLTAFSVQWMEQLYDDWNRAANRTWSPDSPYIVEGLRPQTAYKFRFAARNVVGLSQWSADVYQSTPRRSEPETPRILHTPIQDEEEGNDPIVTSPYADHFDMRWNIPVDNGEPIDMYRIKYCPGSKVNGIWTEMEEHCIEQDVVRMTNYEMRSLQADTYYRIELMAHNAIGFSKAAHVLMKTARGIDVVLRVDSPTLSSAAVIGIVIGAVLLLLIIIDLLCCLFGNLGIMAMLCRKTKRSPSDLDDEAKLGSLYGWRFPLPYCSGSLIKERPPSPLPLPPPIVKLGATTPLEDEKQPLNTQPPNGGSPMKVNSSVEFDGRVVHSRSGDIIGKNSSV; this is encoded by the exons AGCGGGCCAATCATCCCCCATGATCTACACCGAATCGATAGCCAGTGGGACGGCGTTGGCGTTAATCTTCAACTCGCTCCAGGAATCGATGGCCGGAACGTACTACTGTGCGGCGTCCTACTCCGTCACCGAGAAGCTGAAtgcggccgtcgtcgtcgagacaTACG TCGCCATAACCTGGAAGGATGCTCCGACCGATCAGCGACCTTTGCAGGGTACGGATTACATCGTACGGTGCGAAGTAACGGCCAATCCGCCAGCCACCGTCGATTGGCTGCGTAATGGAGACCAG ATTAAATCCAGTGGCCGGTACGTAATCGAAAACCGGGGATTGCTCATCAAAAACATCACCGAGGCGGACGACGGGATGTATACGTGCCGGGCCGCCGTCATGTCGACCGGTGAGCTGAAGAACCGTGAGATAAGGGTCGAGGTGCAGATCATGCCGGAGGTGCAGCCGCTCAAGCCCGTGATGGACGCCGTCGAGGGCCAATCGTTCTCGGTCATGTGCAACGCCACCGGTAAACCGGTGCCCGAGTTCCAGTGGATTAAGCAAGGAACCCAGCAGAATGCGGCCGATCTTGATAG GTTCTCTGTCAATGCCATTACCGGCCAGCTCGATATCAGCAaggtggagcagcaggatcaCGATAGCTACGCTTGCATCGCCCGTAATCCGGCCGGTCAGTCGGAGTCCGTCATGAAGCTGAACGTTTTGATTCGTCCGAAAATCATCGAGCTGATCAACATCACCGTTTCGGAGGACACGGAGGCCGTGTTCGTGTGCAAAGCCTTCGGACGTCCGGAACCGGAGATTACGTTCCGTCGCTACGGTACGCTGGAAGAGTACTCGATCGGTTTGCAGGTGAGCGACGATCGGATCGTGCTGGAACAATCGGTGGACATGGACAAGGGTGAATCGGTCGGTACGCTGCGCATCTCGAAGGTAACGACAACCGACGATGGCCTGTACGAGTGTATCGCTCGCAATCGTGGTGATATCGCGTTCAAAGCTGGCCACATTACCGTCGAGTATAGTCCCATCTTCGATCACATGAAGTCGCTACCGCCGGTGTACACCTGGGAGGAGCGACCGGCCAATCTGAGCTGCTTCGCACAAGCCATCCCGAATGCAACGATCGAGTGGCGCTTCAATGATCGTCGTGTGGAGGAGCTGTACGATCAGAACATGCGCATCGAAAACCATGGATTGCGTAGCGATTTGATAATCACTCCGCGTGATCGGCGCTACTTCAACGCGTACAAATGTGTCGCCCGGAACAAGCTGGGCACTGCGGAGCATGTGATGGAGTTGCGCGAAGCCCGTCGCCCTAACCAGGTACAGCAGGCGAAGGCTCGCATCGTCAGTGCGACTTCGATCACGTTCGAGATAATGCCACCGGCGGCCGAACCGGGACTCCCACTGACCGCGTTCTCGGTACAGTGGATGGAGCAGCTGTACGATGATTGGAACCGGGCGGCCAACCGTACCTGGTCACCGGACAGTCCGTACATCGTGGAGGGATTGCGACCTCAGACGGCGTACAAGTTCCGCTTTGCGGCGCGCAATGTTGTCGGCCTGAGCCAGTGGAGTGCGGACGTATACCAATCGACACCGAGACgctcggaaccggaaacaccaCGCATCCTGCATACGCCGATTCAGGATGAAGAAGAGGGTAACGATCCGATCGTCACTTCGCCGTACGCCGATCACTTCGATATGCGGTGGAACATACCGGTCGACAATGGTGAGCCGATTGATATGTACCGCATCAAGTACTGCCCG GGCTCGAAGGTCAATGGCATCTGGACGGAGATGGAGGAGCACTGCATTGAGCAGGATGTGGTGCGCATGACCAACTACGAGATGCGCAGCCTGCAGGCCGACACCTACTACCGGATAGAGCTGATGGCGCACAACGCGATCGGTTTCTCGAAAGCGGCCCACGTACTCATGAAGACCGCCCGAG GAATTGATGTGGTACTGCGTGTCGACAGTCCGACGCTGTCTTCGGCGGCCGTGATTGGCATTGTGATCGgtgctgtgttgctgctgctgatcatcatcgatctACTGTGCTGTCTGTTCGGTAACCTCGGCATAATGGCCATGCTCTGCCGGAAAACCAAACGGTCGCCCTCGGATCTGGACGATGAAGCTAAACTGGGAAG TCTATACGGTTGGCGTTTTCCGCTACCCTATTGCAGTGGCAGCCTGATCAAGGAGCGTCCACCATCGCCGttaccgctgccaccaccgatcgttaAGCTTGGTGCTACTACACCCCT ggaagatgaaaaacaacCCCTGAACACGCAACCCCCGAACGGTGGCTCTCCAATGAAGGTGAATTCGTCCGTGGAGTTCGACGGTCGCGTCGTTCATTCGCGAAGTGGAGACATTATCGGCAAAAACTCCTCCGTGTAA